The segment TAGAATCTCCTGCGGCAATCCCGCCCCTTCGGTGCCGACCACCAGCGCCATCCGATCGGCCGGCGGAACGGCGCGAATATCGGCGCTGCCGCGCGGGGACAGGCTCCAGATGGCAAAGCCTCGCTCTGCAAGCGCAGTCAGCAGATGGACATCGCCCAATTGGCGGCAATAGGGCACAGTCAGCACCGAGCCGACCGAGACGCGCAGCGCCTTGCGATACAACGGATCGCAGCAGGTCTCGTCGAGCAGCACTGCATCGGCCCCGAAGGCGGCGGCATTGCGGAACATCGAGCCGATATTGTCATGATTGGAAATGCCGCAGCCCGCTAGAACGAGAGCCTGCTCCGGCAAGCGGTCGAGAAAGGCGCCGATGTCCGGTTCCGCCTTACGCCGGCCGAGCGCCAGCACGCCGCGGTGCAGATGAAAGCCGACGATACCGTCCAGTACCGAGGCCTCGGCGACATAGACCGGCACGTCAGGCGGAAAGGCCGCGATGATCTCTTCCAATCCCGCAGCGCGGTTGCGCAGCAACAGCACTTTTTCGGCGACGAAGTCTCCACCGGCCGCATGCGCCTCCGCAAGAAGCCGCAGCACTACCGTACCTTCGGCAATGAAGCGGTTGTCACGGCCCACGAGATCGCGCTCGCGGATATTGCGGAATTCGGCGATACGCGGATCGTCGGAATGCGTGATCTCGATCAGCCGGTCGCCAGTCATCCCCAAGCCGTCAGTTGGAAAGCGATATGGTCGCGACAATACGGCCGATCGCATAATCGAAGACAACGGCCTGACGCTGGCCGCTGGCGAGCGCGCCGTAGAACAGCACCTGACTTCCGGAGAGCGCCGTGGACTGCACGGTAAAACCCTGCGGCAGCGCTGCGGTCGCTGCCACCGGCGCATCGGAGGGAATATTCGAGGCAGCAGAGCCCGCCGCTTTCGGCGCGGGACGCATCGTCTTATAGACAACGGCGCCGAACACCGCCATAAGGCTCACCACCATGATGGCGGCCGAGACGATTTGCAGGCGTACCATCTTGCGTCGGACATTCTCCAGGGCCGGATCGAGTGGCTTTTCCTCTTGATCGTCTAGCTCGAGATTCGTCATCGATGCGTCCTATTTCCTAGAGAGCGCCCTGTGCGCCGGAGAAAATGCGTTTGAGCGACCCCTTTAAAGAAGCCGCGGGCATTAGAAAAGTCCTAACCGCCGATGAAACAGCCGAAGGCCGGCTCGATGCCTGGCTGACAGCGCAGGTTGGCGAGGAATTTTCCCGCAGCCGCATCCAGGCCCTGATCAAGGATAGCGCCGTCCTGCTCAACGGAACCCCGGTGACCGACGCCAAACGCAAGGTGCGCCCTGGCGATACCTACCAGATCACCCTGCCTGAGCCTGAAGACCCGACGCCGCAGGGCGAAGATATTCCGCTTGATGTGCTCTTCGAGGATGACGACGTCATCGTCATCGCAAAGCCCGCCGGCCTCGTCGTTCACCCCGCCGCCGGCAACTGGACGGGCACATTGGTCAACGCGCTGATCCATCATTGCGGCGACAGCCTTTCCGGCATTGGCGGCGTGCGCCGGCCGGGCATCGTGCACCGGCTGGACAAGGACACCACCGGCGTCATGGTCGTCGCCAAGAATGATGTCGCCCACCGTCATCTCTCCCTGCAATTTGCCGACCATGGCCGCACGAGGTCGCTCGAACGCGCCTATCAGGCGATCGTCTGGGGCCGTCCCCGCCAATTGATCGGGACCATCGACGCGCCGCTTGGCCGCGCCACCGGCGACCGTACCCGACGCGCCGTCAAGCGTCCGGACAGTCAGGATGCCGACGAGGCGATCACGCATTATGAGGTGATTGAGCGTTTTCACGAGGCTCCG is part of the Rhizobium sp. CB3090 genome and harbors:
- a CDS encoding RNA methyltransferase, which gives rise to MTGDRLIEITHSDDPRIAEFRNIRERDLVGRDNRFIAEGTVVLRLLAEAHAAGGDFVAEKVLLLRNRAAGLEEIIAAFPPDVPVYVAEASVLDGIVGFHLHRGVLALGRRKAEPDIGAFLDRLPEQALVLAGCGISNHDNIGSMFRNAAAFGADAVLLDETCCDPLYRKALRVSVGSVLTVPYCRQLGDVHLLTALAERGFAIWSLSPRGSADIRAVPPADRMALVVGTEGAGLPQEILSAFGSLRIPQAPGLDSLNVATASGIALFAMASLIKRV
- a CDS encoding RluA family pseudouridine synthase codes for the protein MSDPFKEAAGIRKVLTADETAEGRLDAWLTAQVGEEFSRSRIQALIKDSAVLLNGTPVTDAKRKVRPGDTYQITLPEPEDPTPQGEDIPLDVLFEDDDVIVIAKPAGLVVHPAAGNWTGTLVNALIHHCGDSLSGIGGVRRPGIVHRLDKDTTGVMVVAKNDVAHRHLSLQFADHGRTRSLERAYQAIVWGRPRQLIGTIDAPLGRATGDRTRRAVKRPDSQDADEAITHYEVIERFHEAPDATALASLVDCHLETGRTHQIRVHMAHIGHPLLGDAVYGGGFKTKANLLPDAAKQVVNRFPRQALHAYLLQFEHPRTGEVMHFEAPLPDDMEELAEALRR